A genomic region of Solibacillus isronensis contains the following coding sequences:
- a CDS encoding YdhK family protein — protein MANKIMIGIISITAALTLSACAGDNNEETTQNNDAQTSEMQEHNMEGMDHSSTGEIPEGLEESTNPTYPVGSTAIMNADHMGGMNGAEATIVGAFDTTVYTVSYTPANGGEPVTDHKWVIHEEFEGIGEQPLEQGEEATINADHMEGMKGAIATIDSAVETTVYMVDYTSTTGEEVTNHKWVTESELSPAE, from the coding sequence ATGGCGAATAAAATTATGATAGGTATTATCTCCATAACTGCAGCTTTAACACTTTCTGCATGTGCTGGGGATAATAATGAGGAAACAACTCAGAATAATGATGCACAGACAAGTGAAATGCAAGAACATAACATGGAAGGTATGGACCATTCTAGTACCGGTGAAATCCCAGAAGGCTTGGAAGAATCAACAAATCCAACATACCCGGTAGGAAGTACTGCAATAATGAATGCGGACCATATGGGGGGTATGAATGGTGCTGAAGCAACAATTGTAGGTGCCTTTGATACTACTGTATATACAGTATCTTACACTCCTGCTAATGGGGGGGAGCCTGTAACAGATCACAAATGGGTGATTCATGAAGAGTTTGAAGGGATTGGAGAACAACCCTTAGAACAAGGTGAAGAGGCAACGATTAATGCTGATCACATGGAAGGTATGAAAGGTGCTATTGCAACAATTGACTCTGCAGTAGAAACAACTGTTTATATGGTCGATTATACCTCAACAACAGGCGAGGAAGTAACAAATCATAAGTGGGTTACAGAAAGTGAATTGTCACCAGCTGAATAA
- a CDS encoding stage II sporulation protein P, whose translation MGIYNPDLAENMVLIELGKIENTEEEINRTISVLSKNNFTGQKKCNEVQVGNSPNCTSHSLFSW comes from the coding sequence ATGGGTATCTATAATCCAGACCTTGCTGAAAACATGGTTTTAATTGAACTAGGAAAAATTGAGAACACCGAAGAGGAAATCAACCGAACCATATCTGTTCTTTCAAAAAATAACTTTACAGGTCAGAAGAAATGTAATGAAGTGCAAGTTGGAAATTCCCCAAATTGCACTTCGCATAGTTTATTCAGCTGGTGA
- a CDS encoding primase C-terminal domain-containing protein, whose amino-acid sequence MLTSDKVDLLYSTLLKDNLNDAIIFGVENKSDFFDISSKGKIFNSKEMLFKAISKLSHFTPNTYKLKYGETSKKGLYGFTEQNLKHINTFVLDIDNLNYSLQDILLACIDNSIGAPTMVVRTPNGHQVHFVLNKPFKISSTRNFHSLNVAKRISLNLKDSLKSVEADRYCNDFGFFRVPKENNIVWLQLNETYSPEAMINWSEKMDDNLERCLYTNHQKQRYTNYLESSIFQKILSLTSIKGHSGKLGRNNTIFTIGLACYADGLSIVEATQLIYKFNNRLKFPLKLTEIQASIRSAYSGRYNGPNKLYIDQILEEHQIDQSYSKWYKFKKNRSERKYSHIHEWENDLVTYLESIQMSDSPYIKLTQKQICEHIGCQQSTLNSLLIF is encoded by the coding sequence ATGCTAACATCAGATAAAGTAGATTTACTCTATTCAACTCTATTAAAAGACAATCTCAATGACGCTATCATATTTGGTGTTGAAAATAAATCCGATTTCTTTGATATTTCAAGTAAAGGAAAGATTTTTAACTCAAAAGAAATGTTGTTTAAAGCCATTTCTAAGCTCTCTCATTTCACACCTAACACTTATAAGTTAAAATATGGAGAAACTTCTAAGAAGGGCTTATACGGCTTCACAGAACAAAATCTAAAGCATATTAATACATTTGTACTTGATATAGATAACTTGAATTATTCATTACAGGATATTTTATTAGCATGTATCGATAACAGCATTGGTGCTCCAACAATGGTAGTTCGCACACCTAATGGCCACCAGGTTCATTTTGTGTTGAATAAACCATTTAAAATTTCAAGCACTCGTAATTTTCATAGTCTTAATGTAGCTAAGCGTATTTCCCTAAATTTAAAAGACAGTCTTAAATCTGTAGAAGCTGATCGTTATTGCAACGATTTCGGCTTTTTTAGAGTGCCTAAAGAAAATAATATAGTATGGCTACAGTTAAATGAAACCTATTCACCTGAAGCTATGATTAATTGGTCTGAAAAAATGGATGATAATTTAGAACGTTGCCTGTATACAAATCATCAAAAACAACGTTACACAAACTATTTAGAGTCAAGTATATTTCAAAAAATTCTATCGTTAACATCCATTAAAGGGCACTCAGGAAAACTAGGGCGCAACAACACTATCTTTACAATTGGACTTGCATGTTATGCCGATGGACTATCGATTGTAGAAGCAACTCAACTTATCTATAAATTTAATAATAGATTAAAATTCCCGCTTAAATTAACTGAAATACAAGCATCTATTCGTTCAGCATATTCAGGTAGATACAATGGTCCAAATAAACTGTATATAGATCAAATCTTAGAAGAACATCAGATTGATCAGTCTTACTCAAAATGGTACAAATTTAAAAAAAATCGTTCTGAAAGAAAATATAGCCATATACATGAATGGGAAAACGATTTAGTCACATACTTAGAATCAATTCAAATGAGTGATTCTCCGTATATTAAGCTAACTCAAAAACAAATATGTGAACATATTGGGTGCCAGCAAAGCACTTTAAATTCACTATTAATTTTTTAG
- a CDS encoding N-acetylmuramoyl-L-alanine amidase — MNQKLITLVVAIFLACTLAVTPTSAKVVFEDVATTDDTYDEIQYLISLGAIKGYQEKGKTYYKPNMSVTRAQAAKMVVISAGGQPLTVSQSSYTDLKVGTEFSTYVERAKTLGYFQTTSGKFYPNDVLTREEMSYVLTKAFNINPDDFKDYGMPFNDISSSNTYASYIKAVYYSGIAKGSNGNYMPKSSVTRAQFASFIARANIDKYRLPLPQKFEKVDTTKVIGLISVTTDALNVRTEPDATSNILGKVNTGGKLSVYAIKGSWLKVSYQGQYAYISKSYAKFLEQDGNTIGTATKSVTANQTLNLYYKPNSSSKTIGSINNGTKLSVYKEIDGYYLTMYNGLPGYIVKSSTTVVQTSTPSTPSDTHGNSGTVTSTIAKVTVGGLNMRETASADGKVLRSLAKGTTLTVQSISGYWAKVSVGGVTGYVNKSYVKLINQSGSSIKNRIIILDPGHGGKDPGTVKEGNNEKAIVIKVGNLVRKKLEAAGAKVYMTRTGDTYPTLEERVAYTKNNFGEIYVSIHVNSAISTSAKGTETYYNISTGDQYEEDQKLANYINNEIVTNANMKDRGVKNMGYYVIKNMIIPSVLVELGFITNTEDRQKLISDKYVEIYAQSIYKGIVDYYGN, encoded by the coding sequence ATGAATCAAAAATTGATTACATTGGTTGTTGCAATTTTCCTCGCTTGTACTCTTGCTGTTACACCGACATCAGCAAAAGTTGTATTTGAAGATGTTGCGACAACCGATGACACTTACGACGAGATCCAGTATTTAATTAGCCTTGGAGCGATTAAAGGATATCAGGAAAAGGGCAAAACGTACTACAAACCCAACATGAGTGTAACGCGTGCACAAGCTGCAAAAATGGTTGTTATTTCTGCAGGGGGACAACCATTAACTGTAAGCCAATCTTCTTACACAGATTTAAAAGTAGGAACTGAATTTTCTACATATGTAGAGCGTGCGAAAACGCTTGGCTATTTTCAAACAACTTCAGGGAAATTTTATCCAAATGATGTACTAACACGTGAAGAAATGAGTTATGTTTTAACGAAAGCATTTAATATCAATCCTGATGATTTTAAAGATTATGGAATGCCTTTCAATGATATTAGTTCTTCTAATACTTATGCTTCATACATTAAGGCCGTTTATTATAGTGGCATTGCAAAAGGTAGTAATGGTAACTATATGCCAAAAAGTTCTGTAACACGCGCTCAATTTGCTTCATTCATTGCACGTGCGAATATTGATAAATACCGTTTACCACTTCCACAAAAATTTGAAAAAGTAGATACAACAAAAGTAATTGGCCTAATTTCGGTAACAACAGATGCATTAAACGTGCGTACAGAACCAGATGCTACCAGTAATATCTTAGGCAAAGTAAATACGGGTGGTAAATTATCTGTCTATGCAATTAAGGGAAGTTGGTTAAAGGTTTCTTATCAAGGACAATACGCTTACATTAGTAAATCGTATGCGAAATTCCTTGAACAAGATGGCAATACAATTGGAACAGCGACTAAATCGGTCACAGCCAATCAAACATTAAATTTATACTACAAGCCAAATTCATCATCAAAAACAATTGGCTCGATTAATAATGGCACAAAGCTTTCTGTTTATAAAGAAATCGATGGCTACTATTTAACGATGTACAATGGTTTACCTGGCTATATCGTTAAATCAAGTACAACGGTTGTACAAACATCGACACCATCGACGCCATCTGATACGCATGGTAATTCTGGAACTGTAACATCTACGATTGCGAAAGTTACAGTTGGTGGATTAAATATGCGTGAAACTGCATCAGCAGACGGTAAAGTATTAAGATCATTAGCCAAAGGGACAACGCTTACTGTCCAGTCTATTTCAGGCTATTGGGCGAAAGTTTCAGTAGGTGGCGTAACTGGGTATGTCAACAAATCGTATGTAAAACTTATCAATCAATCTGGAAGTTCCATTAAAAATCGAATTATCATCCTTGACCCAGGTCATGGTGGTAAAGACCCAGGTACTGTTAAAGAAGGCAATAATGAAAAAGCGATTGTAATAAAAGTAGGAAATCTAGTGAGAAAAAAACTAGAAGCTGCAGGTGCCAAAGTTTATATGACACGTACAGGTGATACGTATCCAACATTAGAGGAACGCGTAGCATATACGAAAAATAACTTTGGTGAAATTTATGTCAGTATTCACGTAAACTCAGCTATTTCTACGAGTGCTAAAGGTACAGAGACATACTACAATATTTCAACTGGCGACCAATATGAAGAAGATCAAAAATTAGCGAATTATATTAATAATGAAATAGTGACAAACGCTAACATGAAAGATCGCGGTGTGAAAAATATGGGTTATTATGTCATTAAAAATATGATAATTCCATCTGTATTAGTAGAGCTTGGCTTTATTACAAATACGGAGGACCGTCAAAAATTAATCAGTGACAAATACGTAGAAATCTATGCACAATCGATTTATAAAGGGATTGTTGATTACTACGGCAATTAA